The genomic region TCTTTTAGGGTGTATGCTGTTCTAAATTTTTTGACAAAATATGCAAGAAAGCCACGGTTTAAGTCAGTTATTAATATTTTTGCTTCAGGTTTTGCCACTCTATCAATCTCATTGAGCATTAAAATAGGTTTTTCAACAATATGAAGTAAAAATGTATTTATGACAACATCAAATGAATCGTTTTCATATTGCAAGTCCTGAGCATCTCCATTTAAAAGAGTAATTTGTTTTTCTAATCTTTCATTGCTAATTAAAGTTCGTCCAATATCAAGCAAAGGCTCACTTAAGTCAATTCCAATAATTTTTGCTTCAGGAAAAGTTTTAGCTATTTCAATAGGCACAGATGCAAATCCACATCCGACATCCAGAATAGTTCCCTTTGTAAAATCAATTGTTTTTAATAGTTTAACAAAACGTTTTCCTACTTTTTCAATATTTTTTTTATTACGTTTGTAATAACCTTCTGCCCATTCTTGGTCATGAAAAATACGCGGGTGAAATAATGCATTTTGTTTCATAATTACTTATTTTTTTCAGATACTAATGAATTATGTCAAAAAAATTCCTACATTTAAAAAAATTGGATTCAATTTACTAATCTTTCCATCCATTATTGGAATCGGCTTTTATATCCATATCCTTAAAATACGGTTTAATATCA from Bacteroidota bacterium harbors:
- a CDS encoding class I SAM-dependent methyltransferase, producing MKQNALFHPRIFHDQEWAEGYYKRNKKNIEKVGKRFVKLLKTIDFTKGTILDVGCGFASVPIEIAKTFPEAKIIGIDLSEPLLDIGRTLISNERLEKQITLLNGDAQDLQYENDSFDVVINTFLLHIVEKPILMLNEIDRVAKPEAKILITDLNRGFLAYFVKKFRTAYTLKEATDIIENSEIREGILSTGLFWWDYIFTNKSEKLK